Below is a genomic region from Vanessa tameamea isolate UH-Manoa-2023 chromosome 14, ilVanTame1 primary haplotype, whole genome shotgun sequence.
ttccaTAGTTCATAAAGTTTCCCACAATCAGCTAATTATACGATAGTTCaatgtaagatttttaaattaaattttttgtttcgttGTTTACTGTGATGTTACATGGGTATAAATACAGATATCtaagaataatatatcttattcttgaattacatcttaaaataaaataaaaaacatttgaaccTTATTGTAGTTACtgttgcatattatattatatgtaaaactgATTAGTAAACAACATGAACATTATGTCGTCTTGCAAATTGGGTTGTGACAATAGTATAGAAAAATCTCGCACCGCGCgtgctcattggtcaaatcaaatagtgCGCGCTTCccggcttcctgttacacacttccgtcctgTTTCACAAAATTTCTTCCACAGATTGCCGTAAAGCGAGAGAAAAGATacagaagaaaaataataatacgcaTTTCATTAGTGGtgattattaacattaataatagttatgtaatattaataatttataagagtaataataattgtcagAGCTAGGAACTTGTTAATCTAGTTTGAGGTTATCTTTTAAtactaaacttatattattgcgaaagtaactctgtctgtctgcccgTCTGTCTATCTAACTGTCTAACAACCGGGTTGTTgtttcacggccaaatcactaaaccgaatttattgaaatttcttaGGCAAGGACACAGGCTACTCTTCTATTACATCTTACATCTAAAATCTGACGACCAGCTCCTAAAGTGCGAGGGATGCCGCGGGCGACGCACGTCTGGTATAATTTTGCCGAATTGGATTGCAATAGTGTTGTTATTTTTGTGTGTTATGTCGCAATATTATTGTAAGGAGGCGTGATAGTTATATTACATTGATATTGGCAACACTGATCTTCTAGCTCTCtgatatagtttaaatatataataagacatGGCGGCTATTGTGTAAAATGCAAAATATGCACGAAAGAGGAAAGGAATGAAATGTAAACGTGTGATTACTGGTCGGTGAACTCATTCATTCAAGGCATGGCTATATTTTTCGTCCACTCGTTCTTTTTCGTATTGGTTGTgcatcaacaataataatattgtgctAAGTACCATTTATGCTGAGTATATAAAAAGTGCTGCATTCATTTACGAGTCATGACCGGGTAATTTTAGTATTGAAGTTAACCAGGAATATGTCGGGATAAGTAACAATAGCTGGCGTGAGTCCAAAGTATAGCGACCGTTTGCAATATCGAGACAGCTTTGATGCAGTTTAATAGAGGTAAACGTCGCGTTAAATTGAACGCCACCTAGAGCGCCACTTGATAAGTCACCGCTGATTTTTTGTGTTATACAAGCTTGTTTTGGTCTTATTACTCTAGCAATACGATTAATACCAACACTAGCGTGTAAATACGATATCtgaaatttcaaattcaatttattcattGGACATAGTAGAAATTCACTTgccataaataaatctataacttGATGTTTTTTCCGTTTTTTGTACTTTGAAGTAACTAGCAAATGCGTTTTACGTATATGCAAgtcatcaaatataataattattacaatcaaagatcaaaatcataacattttttattaaagaaggcTCAAAAGAGCATTTTTGAATGACGTCACGTTACTGTATTGAATTAAGTGTAAAACTACcagttcagaaagtagattctacagagaagaactggcaggaaactcagtagttacccttTCTCACCACTTTAATGAGAGAGTTTATGTCAAAAAAGgacaattaaatcaattttatttgtaatatttgttccGTTTGCTTTGTCGGTATGGCAAATTAGTGTAAAACAAAGCTGGAAACTTCACAGGGCTGGGTAAAGTCTCCTcttcttttgagaagaaggtttggttCACATCTGACACATGCAGGATTATGCAGCATCTTCTAGTTTATACAATAGCTACCCGCTCGATgagtaaaataagtattttatacagAATAACATAGGAACACTCGCTAACCTATTTACTCGCGCGTATGTGTGACATCGTACAACACAGCCCGCGTATTTTTTCACGCATTTTTTTAGCTATCTCGTAATACTTTACAAACTACTGGTTCGTATTGAAACctgtaaaatacaatatttatttacataaaaagtttaaaaagtatgtattatttgtttttatgaaaattgttaCTGCTAAATGGTTACTTTGTGTTCTTTACAAAAGATGCTGACTTTTCTGTAGACGTTTTGAAGACGTACACATCTTAtataaagtttgtatgtatttgttacAAATTTGGCAGCGTTCCCTCCAAACGAACCTGCACCGACAGCGACCCAACAGAGTCAAGATTTTAGgctatattcataaaaaattgcAACATACTAACAtagtgtgtgtatgtgtgtatgtgtgtatgtgtgtatgtgtgtatgtgtgtatgtgtgtatgtgtgtatgtgtgtatgtgtgtatgtgtgtatgtgtgtatgtgtgtatgtgtgtatgtgtgtatgtgtgtatgtgtgtatgtgtgtatgtgtgtatgtgtgtatgtgtgtatgtgtgtatgtgtgtatgtgtgtatgtgtgtatgtgtgtatgtgtgtatgtgtgtatgtgtgtatgtgtgtatgtgtgtatgtgtgtatgtgtgtatgtgtgtatgtgtgtatgtgtgtatgtgtgtatgtgtgtatgtgtgtatgtgtgtatgtgtgtatgtgtgtatgtgtgtatgtgtgtatgtgtgtatgtgtgtatgtgtgtatgtgtgtatgtgtgtatgtgtgtatgtgtgtatgtgtgtatgtgtgtatgtgtgtatgtgtgtatgtgtgtatgtgtgtatgtgtgtatgtgtgtatgtgtgtatgtgtgtatgtgtgtatgtgtgtatgtgtgtatgtgtgtatgtgtgtatgtgtgtatgtgtgtatgtgtgtatgtgtgtatgtgtgtatgtgtgtatgtgtgtatgtgtgtatgtgtgtatgtgtgtatgtgtgtatgtgtgtatgtatgtatgtatgtatgtatgtatgtatgtatgtatgtatgtatgtatgtatgtatgtatgtatgtatgtatgtatgtatgtatgtatgtatgtatgtatgtatgtatgtatgtatgtatgtatgtatgtatgtatgtatgtatgtatgtatgtatgtatgtatgtatgtatgtatgtatgtatgtatgtatgtatgacatGCTTGTGGAAACGTTAACTAAAGCAAAAGTTTAAGTTCCATAACAATAGGATTAGTAAGTCTCAGATTtccccgctgagtttctttcgtcgatTCTTCTCAGATTACAGATGTTTCTTTCCGATCCGACGGTTGAttcttgacaatcaataagaaagtgtaacaCTTTTATGTtgaattaagatatttaaatttgaaattgagtTTTGGGGTGAAACAAGCGAACAGATAATAACTCTGCCCTATAaatcattgtaatatttatgattttctaTTGTTAaatgaatagttttattatCCCGTAACATAATAATTCCTTAAAGGTTTCAAACTCCTTGGACTAGAATATTCCGAAGTGATTGAAGTATTTCTATGTTGTAGTAATAACAGTAGACCAAAACTTATGTATGTAGATGCTATACCTTTTAAGCATAGTAATTGAAAAGAGCGTCGTATGAGTATCGAAGCGTATTTTTCCTTTTGAATGGACATCGACGTAGCGCCGAGGGATatatttgtgtatgtgtgtgtagcTGTAATTATAATGTGTTACGTACATCGAACATCGAGTAATTTGAAAAGTATATCTAGACCTTGTACTAAGcggaatttttataaaataaagtgatcACCATCAGCCACGTCaattggcgctgtaagtaatattaactttCCCGCACAACATAGATGgcccaccgaccttgggaagtatgatgttaagtcccttgtgcctgtagttacactttctCATTCAGGATCGTTGTTCGGCGGTagggggcttgcacaaaacccaacTATCAAGTAATTTTTCccagtttaatttgtttattgttaattttagttttgCATAAGTATGACACACCGTTTTCAATTTCACGTTGAAATCCTTTATCAAATCGTTGTCAGAAAGAGATCGCTTTCTTGgcgaaaataattttgtaaataactatAATCAATTTTGCtaacaaatgattttttttaatgttatttagcATTCTGTACAATAAAACAGTcagtattttacattttattaatctcAAATGAAATCGCAAAACGAATGTTCAACTTGTATGTAGGCGCACGTGTTAACGTACTTTAGgaaaatttgtttaaagtaatgGGTCTTGTAAGATATAGGGTAGAAAGTTTTCCTCTCAAAGTGAGAGGTAATGCTGGGTTCGTCGAAAAACAATTCTCGTACGTGACCCTCGCCGCAGATCCTTTGGGAGCTTCTCATTGATATATTGCTGCAGGTGTATATTGGAAAAAGATGTTAGGCTTCCTTTCTCAAACAGACTTTATAAATCTATACTCAAGACTCGATCGGACGGGTTTTAAGAAAGTTTTTGTCTTAGGGTACGTTTTCACTGAACTTTTATACAGAGTGGTAATTTAAGACGGGACAGCTGAAAACGTCGTTAAGAGATAATTTgtgaatttatattcatatataaatatgagttAAATATACCTTTatcaatatgttatatttacagctagaaaattggtattttttataaaatactcctCGGTTATATTACGGCTTTATAAGCGAAGTTTGTTTAATAAGATTCGCTTACCAACCGATTATAGAGTTTgacttacatacatactttttatttgaatgtggTTTGATTTTCTCTGTATTATTTAACTGCCTGCCtatttcatcaaaaataaataggcAGGCGGACGGGACGGAAGTGGGCCACCTGaagttaagtggtcaccaccgcccattgattggtgtcttattattattatttacatctcCAATGTGCTAAAAACCTTGAGAACGAAAtggttatgtcccttgtgcctgttgctGGCTTACTCAAACcgaaacaataaatacaaaatatcgcTGCCTGGCGGACGGGTAGGTTTCcgcaaatccctaccaccaagtaaaaactgTTTTACACACACATAGAAATTAACGCATAAACGCTTTTCGCATAACGACGTGGGCTGAGATAACGATACTAATAGTCCTGACCTGTTCTGTCACGGTAGGGTAGTGAATAGTCCATTCCGTTTTCGGCGGCAAATCTCAAGGACTAGTGCGGTGGGGATAATATTATCAGTGGCGAATTCAAATACATTCAAAAGCATCACCTCAGAGTTCTACCGTTACAAATCTTGTGACCACAAAGTGAccttgataaatattattccaaTGAAACGTTTTTAGCACTAAACTATCAAAGCCGAATGAAATGCtgtgtaattattaaatgttacttgGTAAAAGCTACCCTCAGCGTGGTCAAGCCCTTCTGAAACGATAATATTGTTTCTgccgttaaatatatattaaagtactgTACCgggatatataaaacattatttacatgtaagatggtctttatttttaattatttatatttattttgcaaagattacaatttttatttatttattgacaatatcaaaatatactctatggatattattactaaaaaactaaacaattcCACGCGCCTATCGCCGATTGGCGGTGTACGATTGTATCTCATCTTTTGAAACTCTGATTGCTAGCAAAAGTCAgcgtttatttttcattatgcCGAATATGACTACAAGTGAACAGCCTAGACAACAATACGCAAACACGGTCGGAAGCTATTTTATTATGGTAGATTATAAGGTGACACCAGTCGCTATGCGCTTCTATGGATGctcttaatacttatttatttattattatttaatacttacggTACTTATGTTTgcttttttgtaatatacaaacttatgtttaaataactCAGTGGTTTGAAAATGTGAATTCAAATCCTAGCAAGCGCCActaaatattcatgtgctttatttgtttttaaattcttcTCGCGTTCGTGgttaaaaaaacatcgtgaatTAACCTGCACGTGGCAAATGTTTGCCATACATATGTGTGAGCTGGTGTATTAACGACGAGTCACCTTCCGATTTATACAGGAAACGACCGGTCACGTTTGTTTTGAAAGATAGGTGTTCTAAACTACGGACGCGAAGCAAAGACGCAGCATATGCCGGAGGCGTGCCCTGGAGGGCCGTAGTCTCCTTGTGAGAGACGGTCATGGCCCAGAACGAGACGGTGAGGCAGGAAGGAGAAAGGGCCAATCCGACGTCCGACGGCCGTACGACGTCTcggccaccaaacttgggactTAAAAGACGAAGAGGACAGCAACCGGGATACTTTTATGAACCCTTACACTGCATGAAAAAAAGGTTGGTAGAATAAGCTTTAAAACTTTTCCAGGAGAGGAAGTTTAATGTTCGCAgcgggatatttacaggctgatacttCACTctgttattacatttatttcatgAGAAGCCATTTAATATTCTCGCGTATAAAAGCAACTTAATTAAAGTTTCActacttctatttattttaatcgctTACACAAATAACCGAaaggatattaatataattttgataattgtaaACCAATAATggtttagaattatattattaagctgTTAGCAATTATTAACGTTATTGTATTGGGTTGTATTTTTCGAAGTACACGTGTATGTAAAGTTCCTAgtttgtagaataataaatatcagaacaaatattttattattgttatcaatCCATTGGGAGCTCAAATCGTATTCCATTCTTAAAAATTATccgtcatatttaatttaaaattacttgaaaattacaatagtacatacattttttgGATATATGAGCAGCCActtattattcaaaacataaGTTTTggataactttatattattaaattacgaaGCAGTATTTCGTACAGTGTCATTAAAACGTTACTAATTAGgataatttaagaaatgttaaaccattaataaaataaattattcgttatttaataCGGCAACCCTCAAAGTTAGTGAAACTTATCGTAATTCgaagtattcattaaaaattaataatgaaagaagttttcaataaaatgttttcgctTCCAATTAGTTATTCCTTATTTGAAAGCCACAACTACCATCCCCTCATTTCCACAACGCCTGGATCAGCGTCACTTTGCCACATTTGACAATTGCGACCCTCTGTGACTTGTATTCTACTGCTTCGAAATGTCTGCAAGTACAGAGAGCTTGTTAAAGAGTTTTTGTAATTACGTATACTATGCTGGGGCTGGGAATTTTTGGTCTGAAAATATACACCATGAATCAATaggttataaaatgtatagtttCATTTCATTTGCTATTTACGTAACGATGATCCTTCTGGAAAACATGGCCGCTATTTTTGGTAATTTCCCAGAAGTTGAGAAAAAATCAGCTATAATGTTCTCAGCTATAcacgacattattattatcaaaatgtttgTAATGCTTTACCACAAGAACTCTATCAAGAAGTTAAATTATGAAATGTCTTTCGTAATGAAAGATATAGAAGAAGAAAGTGTTATGAGGAAACAGAAGAGGAAAGTGCTGTGGGGAATTACGTTCTACGTTATAACAGTTTATCTGTCACTTATTGCTTACGGAGTGGAGAGTTTCAGGAAAGTGTTGGTCGAAGGCAAGTAGTTTCTTGTGAAACCAAACTTACCAGTTCAACACACACGAGTCTACACGGTTGGTCGAGTTGTTAGAGTCTGAAACAAACATTAAATGAAATACGATTTTGTTAGTTTACTTCTCGGCGTTGcgagaatatttaaaatgactaaACTTCGATGTAGCGAACATCGGACGTACAGCTCATTTACCAGCGCTGTCTAGTCGTTagttttacagtttttttaattctctatgaataaatttatttttaatattcgtatagCATATCTCTTTGCCTGTGTTGTTTGATACTCAGTGAATTGAATGCATCATCTTTATCGAAGATTGTGGATTCAGTTCCACGAACCATAGAATCCGTACAGGCGCAGCGTAGTGGGAAAATCCCCAAACTTATACTTAAGAGGAGAGAAGGCTTTTGTCCAGCAGATGAACATTAACTTTACattgtgttttatattgtaCTTGCAGTCCCTGTCACGCGTTGCCGTGGCTACTTTACAGgttgaattatattaacttaaaaaacttCTCTGAAACACACTAAATATTGGTAATGGTACAAATTTCATGTCATAATATTCCGCAGTTTTTGCGCATAGAAGATTTGCATTAAGTCTTTATCAAGAAATTGAAATAACTCTGACTTATTACACgagaaatataatgatttataaggaatattttgCAGGAACTCCTTTCTACACGGTCGTCACTTACCTGCCAACATATCACGACGACTCTCTCGCAGCGAGTGTGTTTCGCGTATTTTTCTACGTCACCTGGCTGTACATGATGCTACCCATGATCGCAGCTGACTGCATGCCCATAATTCACGTCATTATTATGGCctacaaatttattactttatgccATCATTACGAGAAAATAAGGATAGCCTTCGAAAGGAATATTTTGGTACTGACTAATGAAGCCGCTACTCAAATATTAAAAGAAGGGTGCATAGCGGGTATTAAAATGCATCAAAAACTGAAATTGTGAGTATGACTCCACCTTTAAAACATCAATTTAGACCGTCAGTCATTCAGATACCGTGCAACATATTATGTagctatacataaatatacattttatgtgttttattatttagtttagtaGAAGAAATTCATCGCGTTTTTGGGATCATCATGTCGCTACAAGTCTGCGAAAGTTCGGCAGTAGCCGTTTTGCTTTTGCTCCGGCTGGCGGTGAGCAACTTTCTTAAGCAAAGGAATGGAAATGTTTACTAGAAGcttgaaatataatgtttaaaaacttTCAGCTCTCCTCTCATCTGAATTTGACGAATGCTTTCATGACTTACACGTTCGTGGGCTCCCTGTTCTTTTTATTAGCATTGAATCTTTGGAACGCGGGAGAAATTACGTATCAGGTGTGGTCTGAATCAATTGCCAGTCGCAAAATCTCAATTCAAAttcttagttttaatatatttcgtatatttttgtttcgtagGCTTCGCTACTTTCGGATTCGATGTTCTTTTGCGGGTGGCACTTGTGTAACATGGACAAACAATCACACAAAGATATAAGGCGCCTCGTGCTCGTTGGATGTGCGCAAGCGCAGAAACCGCTAATACTGAAAGCGTTTGGAATTCAAGATCTATCTTACAATACTTTTGTATCAGTAAATATgtattcttaaaatttataaaataaatacccaTATTATTAAagcagtttttataatataagtatttatattctgGCTTAGCTTGAGGTTGCTGTCTACGGTCGGGCTTCGGCTCACTCAGGTGCAGAGCAAACACAATTAAGTCCAATATTACTCATATTTCAGGTGGCAAGAATGACGTATTCGATCTTCGCAGTGTTTTACCAGCGCCGGGAGTGAAGACTGTCTCGCAAAACATGCAAGTTACTTATGATTTATTTCACGACACAGTCTTACGCAACTATGAATAAGTTATAAccttgtttatgtttaattagtCAATATGATGAACCGAATTCATTAAATAGcggtttttacataaaatagttgtctctatttttatcaatatatttgtttacaaattttttCATACTTAAAATGGGAAGTTATTGGAATGGATAACCTAATGGCAACCTGATTTATTGattaactataaacacaaattaagcatataaaaatacagtgcTAGCTCGGGTTTGAACCTTCGTGCTAATCACTGGGCCACCTCCGCATCGCGCTCTGAAGGTAATCTAATACTTAATTGTTTGGTCTGTTGCAATTCGTAGCTCTAACTTCGGCTAAAATTTTGTCAATAATGGTGCGTGCGGATTAGAGTCTCGTGAATCTCGGTTTTCGCACGAGGCTGCTACGACCACTACCGAGCCGCTCGGGTGAGCGACGCACGTTCCGCAATCCGCTTGTTGACATTTTCTACATCGCTCTATGCAGTGACAAATTTACTAACGGCTATCGGTGCTCTTGATTTGATTCGATGTGCATATCTGATatatttgttgttaatttaaGCAGTATAAGGTTACCTGCTCTATGTACTAAAGTATTACCAGGCACTATGAAAGATTCCAAATACATTTGGAAATGAAGAAGAATCCAAAGGTATCGCATcagaatttcaaatttcatccaCGCCACTACGATGTACGGAAATAAACAACAGgggatttttaagacatttccTTAATGGTTTTTTTCGAACCGAAACAaattgggaaccttcaagaaaagagcctacttattttataaatcgcgGCCTGGTTGTCACTTTTCACCAGATGAGCCTCTGCTCGTTTGCCTTCTATGACAAGAAAAGTTAATTTGTGTTCAGATTGATATCCAAGTAAGACttcctaaaaattaaatagattaagCGAAAAATGAGTTTAAGGTAAGTCTGTGGAAGCCTGTTTGGTCGTTTTCAGCGCCTTAATCCGCGCGCCCCTTTACGATGCATTTCAAAGTGATTACCTTCAATTGTTGATTCGATCGTGATTGGGGGTCCAATTACGTTAATAGATGAACGTACATATTCAAATCTATCATATACCAGTGATAGGAGGATGATACGAAGAcggaatataaaattttaaacaactaTACGTTTAAGTAGATTATTAtcgtttcataaatattatctgtaaatCTGATTGGCCTATTATTTCCTAAAGAATTATTTTCCGTCTCTATGCTACACACAtcgtcataaaaaaacattaatatgcaGCATGTTGTAAACGAATTTAATTtggtttaataaacatataccaaattaattatcgaaattaatttcaaaagcaataaatatcgCTTATCACGCAAAAATGAATGCCTGTTCCGCATAAATCAAGATGCTACTAGTGACAAACGGTCGATATGgcttgttaatatattaatatctgatTAATTTGTTAACTATAGAGTATGATACGCAGTGTAATCAATGATGTTCTATCGTGCGCAAATGAATATTGACAAGAATTAAAACGATTATACGAAGACAAAACTCAAAAAggcaaataaactttaaattaattattaagatatgATAAATACAGTCTCAGAAGCAGAACAGGTTCGAACCGGATTCGTAGCTGATACTATCATTGAAGATACAAAAATGCGCGATGCGTCACATTCCGATGGCGGGAATTATGGGCCCATGTTCAAAAGAATATACTGCTTAAGAGAGCAAATTTCTGGTGTAGCTAACCTGCCTATCACAATTATGGAGTGTGGGAATAttaccatattatattaatgtaaatttgtgtgcttataataaagtaaacaaattatttccaTGCGGAACGAGGTTCTTTAAACCTAAACTCAACtaacttaatgttattattagcaTCTTTTGAAATGTTGTTAACAGTTGTTTCTgtttaccaaaaaata
It encodes:
- the LOC113398686 gene encoding uncharacterized protein LOC113398686; the encoded protein is MSASTESLLKSFCNYVYYAGAGNFWSENIHHESIGYKMYSFISFAIYVTMILLENMAAIFGNFPEVEKKSAIMFSAIHDIIIIKMFVMLYHKNSIKKLNYEMSFVMKDIEEESVMRKQKRKVLWGITFYVITVYLSLIAYGVESFRKVLVEGTPFYTVVTYLPTYHDDSLAASVFRVFFYVTWLYMMLPMIAADCMPIIHVIIMAYKFITLCHHYEKIRIAFERNILVLTNEAATQILKEGCIAGIKMHQKLKFLVEEIHRVFGIIMSLQVCESSAVAVLLLLRLALSSHLNLTNAFMTYTFVGSLFFLLALNLWNAGEITYQASLLSDSMFFCGWHLCNMDKQSHKDIRRLVLVGCAQAQKPLILKAFGIQDLSYNTFVSVARMTYSIFAVFYQRRE